Proteins encoded within one genomic window of Thioploca ingrica:
- a CDS encoding copper ABC transporter substrate-binding protein codes for MGKLIIALISLSGSVLANTADLQTLIAAASPGETLLLPPGVYSGPITVKVPITIDGNHQATIDGGGKDTVVILTTNGAQLRNLHLTHSGESYNQVDACIQVRGHFNIIKDNILDDCLFGIDLQQSDHNIVRRNQIRSKPLSLGLRGDAIRLWYSMNNEISYNEITDSRDTVVWYSKNNLIAHNVTTRSRYALHFMYSQSNRIENNRYQDNSVGIFLMYSDGVVLKNNQIFHAVSATGMGIGFKETSDVTLENNQIVYCATGIYLDLSPYQPDTTNRIIANKIAHNGIGVLFHNDWQGNLFKQNQFIGNHTAVAVQGAATARRNLWQGNYWDDYTGFDRDADGIGDTPHEIYAYADQLWMDIPETGFFKGTALLEVLDFLERLAPFSEPVMVLRDSSPLIHPLP; via the coding sequence ATGGGTAAGCTAATCATTGCCTTAATAAGTCTTTCTGGATCCGTTTTGGCTAATACTGCTGATTTGCAAACTTTGATAGCGGCAGCATCGCCTGGTGAGACGTTACTATTGCCACCGGGTGTTTACTCAGGTCCCATTACCGTAAAGGTACCGATTACCATTGACGGCAATCATCAAGCCACTATTGACGGCGGCGGTAAAGATACAGTGGTAATACTCACTACCAATGGTGCCCAATTACGGAATTTGCATTTAACTCATTCTGGTGAATCTTATAACCAAGTTGATGCTTGTATACAAGTACGGGGTCATTTCAACATCATCAAAGATAATATCCTGGACGATTGCTTATTTGGCATTGACTTACAACAATCGGATCATAACATTGTACGACGTAATCAAATCCGTTCCAAGCCGCTATCACTGGGGTTGCGTGGTGATGCCATCCGCCTGTGGTACAGCATGAATAATGAGATCAGTTACAATGAAATCACTGATTCCCGTGATACCGTCGTGTGGTATTCTAAAAATAATTTAATTGCTCATAACGTTACTACTCGAAGTCGTTATGCGTTGCATTTTATGTACAGCCAATCTAATCGAATAGAGAACAACCGTTATCAAGACAACTCTGTGGGCATTTTTTTAATGTATAGCGATGGTGTCGTTTTAAAGAATAACCAAATTTTTCATGCCGTCAGTGCTACGGGTATGGGAATTGGTTTTAAAGAAACCAGTGATGTCACGCTGGAAAATAATCAAATTGTTTATTGTGCCACCGGCATTTACTTAGATCTTTCTCCCTATCAACCAGATACCACCAATCGTATCATTGCTAATAAAATTGCTCACAACGGAATAGGCGTATTATTTCACAATGATTGGCAAGGCAATCTGTTTAAGCAAAATCAATTTATTGGTAATCATACTGCAGTGGCAGTACAAGGTGCCGCAACAGCTCGCCGTAACCTTTGGCAAGGTAATTATTGGGATGACTACACCGGTTTTGATCGCGATGCCGATGGTATTGGTGATACGCCGCATGAAATTTATGCGTATGCCGACCAACTGTGGATGGATATCCCGGAAACTGGCTTTTTTAAGGGCACAGCGCTACTCGAAGTGTTGGATTTTTTAGAGCGGCTTGCGCCTTTTTCTGAACCGGTGATGGTGTTACGAGATTCCTCACCGCTCATTCATCCGCTACCCTAA
- a CDS encoding ferredoxin translates to MSTSPRFQMARRRFLRTVVLFFGVLVTALTSLVPLLAKWAPSRLRPPGALPEEQFLASCIKCGQCVQVCPVQAIHLADLDEGIGMGTPYIDARHQACDFSCDAVQCVLACPTGSLSHTISQKEEVRMGLAQIVRTSACLAYRGQGFKGFARGLDFPGLLRYAEINRWHPLPIREHPYDLELCNLCVRHCPIEQAISLQPFIDKKGKHLLPVIHQACVGCGTCEMMCPVEPAVIVIAERKTWAGGA, encoded by the coding sequence ATGTCAACTTCACCGCGTTTTCAAATGGCACGTCGACGTTTTTTACGAACCGTCGTGTTATTCTTTGGCGTGCTAGTAACAGCTTTAACCAGCTTAGTACCTCTCTTAGCGAAATGGGCACCGTCTCGGCTACGTCCACCCGGTGCATTACCCGAAGAACAATTTTTAGCTTCTTGCATTAAATGTGGTCAATGTGTCCAAGTCTGTCCAGTTCAAGCAATTCATTTGGCTGATCTCGATGAGGGCATTGGCATGGGTACACCGTATATCGATGCTCGCCATCAAGCGTGTGATTTTTCCTGCGATGCGGTTCAATGTGTTTTGGCTTGTCCCACTGGTTCACTCAGTCACACCATTAGTCAAAAAGAAGAAGTGCGCATGGGACTTGCACAAATAGTCAGAACATCGGCGTGTTTAGCTTACCGAGGACAAGGTTTTAAGGGATTTGCACGGGGCTTAGATTTTCCTGGATTATTACGTTATGCCGAAATTAATCGCTGGCACCCACTTCCTATTAGAGAACATCCTTACGATCTGGAATTATGCAACCTCTGTGTGCGCCATTGTCCTATTGAACAAGCGATTTCTTTACAACCCTTTATTGATAAAAAAGGTAAACACCTGCTCCCAGTAATTCATCAAGCTTGTGTCGGTTGCGGGACTTGTGAAATGATGTGTCCAGTGGAACCAGCGGTGATTGTCATTGCCGAAAGAAAAACTTGGGCAGGTGGGGCATGA
- a CDS encoding ferredoxin-type protein, NapH/MauN family, whose product MKGNLENIAVMLGKAPHKNKPITAPAQLIHAQKHNQPKTPAEWLQIKQELANIKGGHYPKKWRNRRWLILLMINLLFTFSFWLDIQLFEGSLIASRVLGFHMADPYSAFQIALAYRLMSINLIIGTVTVILLWIFFGGRAFCAWVCPYHLLAEWAEQLHLKLVANQWVIDHPVHRGIRPLLFILFILLAFLLGYSLFNSLNPVGIASRALIYGPSLALLWVLLLLCWEIFYSRRAWCRYVCPVGLTYGLIGTVSPLQIAYQLPHCQHEGACLSVCEVPHVLDCVKKGRAADVKIDIGPDCTLCGACVDICPSQSLTFEIKGLSHLL is encoded by the coding sequence ATGAAAGGTAACTTAGAAAACATAGCCGTTATGTTAGGAAAAGCGCCTCACAAAAATAAACCGATCACTGCACCCGCGCAACTTATTCACGCTCAAAAACACAATCAACCCAAAACACCCGCCGAATGGCTCCAAATTAAACAGGAATTAGCCAACATAAAAGGCGGACATTATCCGAAAAAATGGCGGAATCGACGTTGGTTGATTCTGCTCATGATTAATTTATTATTCACTTTTTCTTTTTGGCTAGATATTCAATTATTTGAAGGTTCACTCATTGCGTCGCGGGTGTTGGGCTTTCATATGGCAGATCCTTATTCCGCGTTCCAAATTGCTTTAGCTTATCGGCTGATGTCTATCAATCTCATCATTGGCACGGTTACGGTAATCCTGCTATGGATATTCTTTGGGGGGCGCGCTTTTTGTGCGTGGGTTTGTCCTTATCACTTACTGGCGGAATGGGCAGAGCAATTGCATTTAAAGTTAGTGGCGAACCAATGGGTAATTGATCACCCGGTTCATCGCGGCATTCGTCCTCTCTTGTTTATTCTCTTCATATTATTGGCTTTCTTGTTGGGCTATTCACTTTTTAATAGCCTTAATCCGGTGGGAATAGCTAGCCGAGCACTCATTTATGGACCTAGTTTAGCGTTGTTGTGGGTATTATTGTTACTTTGTTGGGAAATCTTTTATTCACGCCGCGCTTGGTGCCGCTATGTTTGTCCGGTGGGGTTAACTTATGGCTTAATCGGTACAGTATCTCCGCTCCAAATTGCTTATCAGCTACCGCACTGTCAACATGAAGGCGCTTGCCTGTCGGTCTGTGAAGTTCCCCATGTTCTCGATTGCGTCAAAAAAGGTCGCGCTGCGGACGTTAAAATAGATATTGGTCCCGATTGTACTTTGTGTGGCGCTTGTGTTGATATCTGCCCGAGCCAGTCACTCACTTTTGAAATAAAAGGTTTAAGTCACTTACTGTGA
- a CDS encoding ABC transporter — protein MINIEQVSKCFKRHAVLDNITLQIQLGEHVALVGSNGAGKTTLIRCLLGEYCYQGTITVGGLNPRTHRQTVLTRVGFVPQLPPPLKMPVGQLIQFAAGVCHSDPQRIIDLTQQLGLELPPLLHRPFVKLSGGQKQKLLIGIALGRDSDILVLDEPAANLDPAARRIFFELLVARQQQAITLISSHRLDELARLVNRVVELDSGKIVLDDRVADQLEGMPEWLCHLTVRYPEPALTTLLTHWQFEETNPGSWRGAITSADRLRFLAVLSRYAGLLTQVSLTER, from the coding sequence ATGATTAATATCGAGCAAGTTTCTAAGTGCTTCAAACGTCACGCCGTTTTAGATAATATTACGCTGCAAATTCAACTGGGGGAACATGTTGCCTTAGTGGGTTCCAATGGTGCCGGGAAAACAACGTTAATTCGTTGCCTCCTGGGTGAATATTGTTACCAAGGAACTATCACAGTTGGTGGCTTGAATCCACGAACTCATCGCCAAACGGTTCTCACTCGAGTCGGTTTTGTACCTCAACTACCACCACCCCTCAAAATGCCGGTTGGACAATTGATCCAATTTGCCGCTGGCGTTTGTCATAGCGATCCCCAACGGATAATCGACCTCACCCAACAATTAGGCTTAGAACTACCTCCTTTACTTCATCGACCTTTTGTTAAACTGTCGGGGGGACAAAAGCAAAAGTTACTGATTGGTATCGCGTTAGGTCGTGATAGTGACATCTTGGTACTCGATGAACCGGCAGCGAATCTCGATCCCGCAGCCCGACGGATATTCTTTGAATTACTGGTTGCCAGACAACAACAAGCGATCACCCTCATTTCCAGTCATCGGTTAGACGAATTAGCGCGATTAGTGAATCGGGTAGTAGAATTAGATAGCGGCAAAATTGTCTTAGATGATCGAGTAGCCGACCAGTTGGAAGGAATGCCAGAATGGCTTTGCCATCTCACGGTGCGCTATCCCGAACCGGCTTTGACTACCCTACTGACTCATTGGCAATTCGAGGAAACTAATCCCGGTAGTTGGCGTGGAGCAATAACCAGTGCCGACCGCTTACGTTTCTTAGCTGTGTTATCGCGTTATGCGGGGTTATTAACTCAAGTTTCCTTAACCGAAAGATGA
- a CDS encoding ABC-2 type transporter yields MILKHLWLTAKLDISESLRARWFLLYTTVFGSIIILLLLFGLTESRIMGFTGLSRLLVTYIQLCILLLPIFILISTVRSVAGDREAGLFEYLLALPVSLFAWYWGKIIGRLLVIFLPVFLAMLVAAGWSWWRHIDIPWNLFILYTGLLIALAWCFLGIGILISSTAHSVDTAQGTAFAIWLLFLLLLDLILLGFMVRAQFSPTALILIALINPLQTFRTGSMLLFDPQLILLGPTAYVILDHFGHTGYLIWSFAYPLTLGTGCAIFGYWLFRRGDLA; encoded by the coding sequence ATGATTCTCAAACACCTGTGGCTAACAGCTAAACTCGATATCTCCGAATCGTTACGCGCACGTTGGTTTTTACTCTACACCACGGTATTTGGCAGTATCATCATTTTATTACTGCTATTTGGCTTAACCGAATCTCGCATCATGGGATTTACCGGACTCTCTCGCTTGTTAGTCACCTACATTCAACTGTGTATATTACTGTTACCCATCTTTATCTTGATCAGCACAGTCCGTTCGGTAGCGGGTGATCGAGAAGCGGGATTATTTGAATACCTCCTCGCTTTACCCGTTTCCCTGTTTGCTTGGTACTGGGGCAAAATAATTGGTCGATTGTTGGTTATTTTCTTACCGGTCTTCCTCGCGATGCTCGTCGCCGCAGGCTGGTCATGGTGGCGTCATATCGACATCCCTTGGAACCTTTTTATTTTATACACCGGCTTACTCATCGCCTTAGCTTGGTGCTTCTTAGGGATTGGCATACTGATTTCGAGTACTGCCCACTCCGTTGACACTGCTCAAGGGACTGCTTTTGCGATTTGGTTATTATTCTTACTTCTCCTTGACCTCATCCTACTTGGCTTCATGGTACGCGCTCAGTTCTCGCCAACCGCTTTGATATTGATTGCTTTAATCAATCCACTTCAAACCTTTCGCACCGGCTCAATGTTACTGTTTGATCCGCAATTGATTCTTTTAGGCCCAACGGCTTATGTGATCTTAGATCACTTTGGGCACACGGGCTACTTAATTTGGTCTTTTGCTTATCCGTTAACATTAGGAACTGGCTGTGCTATTTTCGGTTACTGGTTATTTCGGCGGGGGGATTTAGCCTAA
- a CDS encoding glucosyltransferase-I precursor, producing MNSGTVYPFSGVWGSSSRNLFAVGDGGTLFHYDGQTWSAMNSGTSLSLKAIWGSSSNDVFVVGDQGTILHYNGKDWSILNSGISTSIHSIWGSSSRDVFALADGGVILHYDGSSWKTMDSGTALPLSRIWGSSSSDVFAVGGGGILLHYDGSNWTPMEAGANYYLNDVWGSSSRDVFVVGNGDTILHYDGSLWNTMKRGDYVYLNDIWGTSSQDVFAIGNSNQVFHYDGNKWTTMNSGSPFYLKGIWGTSSSEVFAVGGRVGEGEIIQYDGNNWTGMDSGTTSNLNGIGGNSSSEVFTVGDNGTILRYDGSRWKPMTSGTSAKLTSIWSNSSREVFAVGDSGTILQYNGSRWATMNSRISANLSRVWGNAGNDVFAVGDKGTILHYDGQTWTAMDSGGTEARLTGVWGNSNVDVFASNWDGLILHYDGNRWTEMTEMPALLNGLWISPEGDAFAVGDAILYCANCQLGNSAIKVDPKLHNFWNIALGEINSQTFTISNTGSDKVQLKPLALTNATEFSLSNDTCSNAPIAPASTCQVDVNFQPQSVGTKITKLTLPSQTETLQIPIGGTGCSITFQQVFNPYPKSPNFGTVWVGNSMILNQTVNLTAIQGCGEELYIDKIEVVGEHAAEFSLREMTCDYSKAGIQSYSNCQFNIVFTPTSAGDKQAELTFKFLNHEDLPAPPLTIHASGHTQSRLGVSPKSHDFEKTNLGEITSQTFNVFNTGNIDAQLTQLALTDITEFSLNNDTCSNKPLAPTKTCQVSVNFQPQTEGIKSTKLTLPSTTETLQVPISGIGCSDTPQSDTPKQFFSYPEPNFGVTLVGDSLTLNQTVGFTAIQGCDEQLQIESIGVMGKNATEFNVKKGWCYNSNWGGKEYYSYCGFTTTFTPTSPGEKQAELIIKLSHAELPGHVIPLRAKAVTSGQARVELTPKEYDFGTILLNHNLAKLQYFIFKNTGELSLKMGNIVLVEEQPTEWWGWRNWWWCTNYDILTPGAQCDVEVQFSPTSAGQKQARLTVTAGNLTEKALLKGIAEEPKDCSDANITVKSAQSGRWDTPATWSTSKVPTATDVVRINQGHTVTGQAFAQVRTLCIQEGGVLESADEMGTPLQIQATDYLENKSVIRGKNGANQTKPTCSNWEIGTAGCAQPGANVTLKVAVINRGDWWWWRNESGGPILNTGKIIAGKGGDGSQYGAPGGVVNILGNNVTNTNLIQAGDGGSILGTDNGEGGQGGFTEISSRLGGYGHLYNQNSAKILSGNGGNCNNPQSQQTGGRGGNVVLISSYIYNQGGITKAGTGGKECTINGKDGDLITDPNVISLAGAATQVSGGNIAIYGGNDWTLDLSNLTGTVVEATGDITLAVGKDGLIDFRNSTGKILKANGEVQIFANNILLDPKKTVLDYIEAKNVVLGPSRLLRNVSLTGPGKLFGKPGDTLPIQLILANNGPEDDSYLVTATDSTGQNLGQLPQPVPVKGLETVNVEINTVVPATNPIILTATSQADPKTVATAAVFVEPAPVTTDNSIPNPNEPGSTQPDGSIKPSEPGTEGTGTVINPNEPSSGETGSNPNPEPPVVNPDAMVVVTPSLNTCPSTFGAIIDWMCLNHGQVLTDATLESNAKVAGGQLAGTIDNQGFVSQVTIQPDTILTGGKLSGYIVNQGTLRDFEFVGAQVVGGTLAGQVVNNSFMGGVFKDVHLAADTHLLGGYLQGEIQGDPAAPALLEDLTIQSGSHLAYVKIGKNVTWSAEVVFEDNVQFVEPTTYCNPTRLADIVPLLPRLDTMVLGKSIEVCSQFGGGLATDGKLFQQQLTVTRADLVEVMGRIAPDLRQVSQVVEWVLSAAYRAVETESPLYFMVDTQGKVLPWDGDVSDLVAFKEQVTLESVQSIRLYRGKFPAKGKLEIQFGYRLADGTVVLNAQPLEVMVLE from the coding sequence ATGAATAGTGGGACGGTATATCCATTTTCTGGCGTTTGGGGCAGTTCCAGTCGCAATTTATTTGCGGTAGGCGATGGAGGGACTCTTTTCCATTATGATGGCCAAACTTGGAGTGCTATGAATAGTGGCACCAGCCTTTCTCTTAAGGCCATTTGGGGTAGTTCCAGCAACGATGTGTTTGTGGTCGGCGATCAAGGTACTATTCTTCACTATAATGGTAAGGATTGGTCAATCCTGAATAGTGGCATTTCCACATCAATTCATAGCATCTGGGGCAGTTCCAGCCGTGATGTCTTTGCATTAGCAGATGGCGGTGTTATTCTTCATTATGATGGTAGTAGTTGGAAAACGATGGATAGTGGAACTGCTTTACCACTATCGAGAATCTGGGGTAGTTCCAGCAGTGACGTTTTTGCGGTAGGCGGTGGCGGTATCCTCCTCCACTACGATGGTAGTAATTGGACCCCGATGGAGGCGGGTGCTAATTATTATCTCAATGATGTTTGGGGCAGTTCTAGCCGTGATGTGTTTGTCGTTGGGAATGGTGATACGATTCTCCATTATGATGGTAGCCTTTGGAACACCATGAAACGTGGAGATTACGTTTATCTTAATGATATCTGGGGTACTTCTAGTCAGGATGTATTCGCCATAGGCAATAGTAACCAAGTTTTTCACTATGATGGTAATAAATGGACTACCATGAATAGCGGCAGTCCGTTTTATCTGAAAGGTATTTGGGGCACATCCAGCAGTGAAGTATTTGCGGTTGGTGGGCGAGTTGGGGAAGGTGAAATTATTCAGTACGATGGCAATAATTGGACGGGAATGGACAGTGGAACTACTTCTAATCTAAATGGAATTGGGGGTAATTCTAGTAGTGAAGTGTTCACGGTAGGCGATAACGGTACAATTCTTCGCTACGATGGCAGCCGTTGGAAACCGATGACCAGTGGAACCTCTGCCAAACTGACTAGTATCTGGAGTAATTCTAGCCGTGAGGTATTTGCAGTCGGAGATAGCGGTACGATTCTCCAATACAATGGCAGCCGCTGGGCAACCATGAACAGTCGAATTTCTGCTAATCTGAGCCGCGTTTGGGGTAATGCGGGCAATGATGTCTTTGCGGTAGGAGATAAGGGTACGATTCTTCACTATGATGGCCAAACTTGGACCGCGATGGATAGTGGTGGCACAGAGGCACGTCTGACGGGGGTTTGGGGTAATTCTAACGTGGATGTATTTGCCTCAAATTGGGATGGTCTTATTCTCCACTACGATGGCAATCGTTGGACAGAAATGACTGAGATGCCCGCTCTGCTTAATGGACTGTGGATAAGCCCAGAAGGTGATGCCTTTGCGGTCGGTGATGCCATCCTGTATTGTGCCAATTGCCAACTCGGTAATTCCGCAATCAAAGTGGATCCGAAACTCCATAACTTTTGGAATATCGCTTTAGGTGAGATCAATAGCCAAACTTTCACTATCTCAAATACGGGTAGTGATAAAGTGCAATTGAAACCGTTAGCTTTAACTAATGCCACTGAATTTTCTCTTAGCAACGATACGTGTTCTAATGCGCCGATCGCACCCGCCAGTACCTGCCAAGTTGATGTCAATTTTCAACCGCAATCCGTCGGGACTAAAATCACTAAACTTACCTTACCCAGTCAAACCGAAACGCTTCAAATTCCAATCGGTGGTACCGGTTGCTCAATTACTTTTCAACAAGTCTTTAATCCCTACCCGAAGTCACCCAATTTTGGTACAGTTTGGGTTGGTAATTCCATGATTTTAAATCAAACCGTGAATTTGACAGCGATTCAAGGTTGTGGTGAGGAATTATATATAGACAAGATTGAAGTGGTTGGTGAACATGCCGCTGAGTTTAGTCTTCGAGAGATGACGTGTGATTATTCTAAAGCAGGTATTCAGTCCTATTCCAACTGTCAATTTAACATTGTTTTCACGCCCACTTCCGCTGGAGATAAACAAGCCGAATTAACCTTCAAGTTTTTAAATCATGAAGATTTGCCAGCACCGCCGCTTACCATACACGCTAGCGGGCATACACAGTCTAGACTTGGAGTAAGTCCAAAATCCCACGACTTTGAGAAAACTAATTTAGGGGAAATTACCAGCCAAACCTTCAATGTTTTTAATACAGGCAATATCGATGCACAATTAACACAACTTGCCTTGACCGACATTACCGAATTTTCTCTCAATAATGATACTTGTTCTAATAAACCCCTTGCACCAACCAAGACTTGCCAAGTATCTGTTAATTTTCAACCCCAAACAGAAGGTATTAAATCCACTAAATTAACTTTACCAAGTACTACCGAAACGCTCCAAGTTCCCATCAGTGGTATCGGTTGTTCGGATACTCCTCAATCGGATACCCCAAAACAATTCTTTTCATACCCTGAACCTAATTTTGGTGTTACTCTAGTTGGTGATTCCCTCACCTTGAACCAAACAGTTGGTTTCACAGCAATTCAAGGTTGTGATGAACAATTACAGATAGAATCGATTGGAGTGATGGGTAAAAATGCGACTGAGTTCAATGTTAAAAAGGGTTGGTGTTATAACTCTAATTGGGGGGGTAAAGAATATTATTCTTACTGTGGTTTCACTACCACCTTTACACCTACTTCACCAGGCGAAAAACAAGCCGAGTTAATTATCAAGTTAAGCCATGCTGAATTACCAGGACATGTGATTCCTTTACGAGCTAAAGCAGTTACTTCGGGGCAAGCTCGGGTAGAACTCACGCCCAAGGAATATGATTTTGGGACAATTTTATTAAATCATAATTTAGCCAAATTACAATACTTTATATTTAAAAATACCGGAGAACTTAGCCTAAAGATGGGTAATATAGTTCTTGTTGAAGAACAACCTACTGAGTGGTGGGGATGGAGGAATTGGTGGTGGTGTACTAACTACGATATTCTTACTCCTGGTGCTCAATGTGACGTTGAAGTTCAGTTTTCACCAACTTCCGCTGGTCAAAAACAAGCACGCTTAACTGTCACGGCTGGTAACCTCACTGAAAAAGCTCTTTTAAAAGGTATAGCTGAAGAACCTAAAGATTGTAGCGATGCCAATATTACTGTTAAATCTGCTCAAAGTGGACGTTGGGATACACCAGCAACTTGGTCAACCTCAAAAGTTCCGACCGCCACCGATGTGGTACGGATTAACCAAGGACATACCGTTACCGGTCAGGCATTTGCTCAAGTTAGAACGCTTTGTATTCAAGAAGGTGGTGTTTTAGAAAGTGCTGATGAAATGGGTACGCCTTTACAAATTCAAGCAACTGATTACCTAGAAAATAAAAGTGTTATCCGTGGTAAAAATGGTGCCAATCAAACCAAACCAACGTGTAGCAATTGGGAAATTGGCACCGCCGGTTGTGCTCAACCTGGTGCCAATGTCACCCTTAAAGTTGCAGTAATTAATCGGGGCGATTGGTGGTGGTGGAGAAATGAGTCAGGTGGACCCATTCTCAATACTGGTAAAATCATTGCCGGCAAAGGTGGAGATGGTTCACAATATGGCGCTCCAGGTGGAGTTGTAAATATTTTGGGTAATAATGTGACTAATACTAACCTCATTCAAGCTGGTGATGGTGGTAGTATATTGGGAACTGATAATGGTGAAGGGGGTCAAGGTGGATTCACCGAAATTTCGAGCAGATTGGGAGGTTATGGTCATCTTTATAATCAAAACAGTGCCAAAATACTGTCTGGTAACGGTGGTAATTGCAATAATCCTCAAAGCCAACAAACCGGTGGTAGGGGTGGCAATGTTGTGTTAATTTCTAGCTATATTTATAACCAAGGTGGTATTACTAAAGCGGGTACTGGTGGTAAAGAATGTACTATTAATGGTAAAGATGGTGATTTGATAACCGATCCCAACGTCATCTCCCTCGCTGGTGCAGCCACTCAAGTCAGCGGTGGCAATATCGCTATCTACGGTGGCAATGACTGGACGCTGGATTTAAGCAACTTAACGGGTACTGTGGTTGAAGCTACTGGCGATATTACCTTAGCTGTTGGTAAAGATGGACTGATTGATTTCAGAAATAGCACCGGTAAAATCTTAAAAGCTAATGGTGAAGTGCAAATCTTTGCTAACAATATTCTCCTCGATCCCAAGAAAACGGTATTGGATTACATCGAAGCCAAAAATGTCGTTTTAGGTCCAAGCCGACTTTTACGCAACGTTTCTCTCACCGGACCTGGTAAACTATTTGGCAAACCCGGAGACACTTTACCGATTCAATTAATCCTCGCCAATAATGGTCCTGAAGATGATAGTTACCTCGTCACCGCCACCGATTCCACGGGTCAAAACTTAGGTCAACTACCCCAACCCGTGCCAGTGAAAGGGTTAGAAACAGTCAATGTGGAGATTAATACCGTAGTTCCGGCAACCAATCCCATCATTTTGACAGCCACCTCGCAAGCCGATCCTAAAACCGTGGCAACTGCAGCCGTTTTCGTCGAGCCAGCACCGGTAACCACCGACAATTCTATTCCTAATCCGAATGAACCCGGGAGTACTCAACCAGACGGTTCCATTAAACCCAGTGAACCAGGCACTGAAGGCACCGGAACTGTAATTAATCCCAATGAACCAAGCAGTGGCGAAACGGGCTCGAATCCTAACCCCGAACCACCGGTTGTCAATCCGGACGCTATGGTTGTGGTAACACCCAGCCTTAATACCTGCCCTTCTACCTTCGGTGCTATCATTGATTGGATGTGTCTTAATCACGGACAGGTTCTTACCGACGCCACGTTAGAGAGCAACGCGAAAGTAGCGGGTGGTCAACTCGCGGGCACCATTGATAATCAAGGCTTTGTTTCGCAAGTGACCATTCAACCGGATACCATTTTAACCGGTGGCAAACTGAGCGGCTACATCGTTAATCAGGGCACATTGAGGGATTTTGAATTTGTTGGTGCTCAAGTGGTTGGCGGTACGCTCGCCGGTCAGGTCGTTAATAATAGTTTTATGGGTGGTGTTTTTAAAGATGTCCATTTAGCCGCTGATACTCATCTCCTGGGTGGGTATTTGCAAGGTGAAATTCAAGGTGATCCGGCGGCACCGGCTTTATTGGAGGATTTGACTATTCAATCTGGGAGCCATCTTGCTTATGTGAAGATCGGTAAGAACGTGACTTGGTCGGCGGAGGTGGTATTTGAAGATAATGTCCAGTTTGTCGAGCCAACGACGTATTGTAATCCGACTCGGTTGGCGGATATCGTTCCATTGCTTCCCCGTTTAGACACGATGGTTCTCGGCAAATCGATTGAAGTTTGCAGCCAGTTTGGGGGTGGTCTTGCTACGGATGGGAAGCTGTTTCAGCAGCAATTGACGGTGACTCGCGCGGATTTGGTGGAGGTAATGGGTCGAATTGCCCCAGATTTGAGGCAGGTCAGTCAGGTGGTTGAGTGGGTGTTATCTGCTGCTTATCGTGCGGTCGAAACGGAGTCACCGCTGTATTTTATGGTTGATACGCAGGGGAAAGTGTTACCTTGGGATGGTGATGTGTCGGATTTAGTGGCTTTTAAAGAGCAAGTCACGTTGGAATCGGTGCAGTCGATTCGTTTATATCGTGGTAAATTCCCAGCGAAAGGTAAGTTGGAGATTCAGTTTGGTTATCGCTTGGCGGATGGAACGGTGGTGTTGAATGCGCAACCGCTAGAGGTGATGGTTTTAGAATAA
- a CDS encoding transposase, with product MNCPRCQNEKIVKNGSIHKGKPKYKCQACGRQFVENPTKKRISEESRQLIDKCRCEKISLRGIHRITGIALSWIQNYVNIKSRQVIEQPKPLSDKKKAAYQSNVTRGGVLLGQNEINNGYG from the coding sequence ATGAATTGTCCCCGTTGTCAAAATGAGAAAATTGTTAAAAATGGCAGTATTCACAAGGGCAAACCGAAATATAAATGCCAAGCTTGTGGTCGACAATTTGTAGAAAACCCCACTAAAAAGCGAATTAGTGAGGAAAGCCGACAATTAATCGATAAATGCCGTTGCGAAAAAATTTCCTTACGGGGTATCCATCGAATCACCGGAATTGCCCTAAGTTGGATACAGAATTATGTTAATATCAAATCCCGTCAGGTGATAGAACAGCCTAAGCCGTTGAGTGATAAAAAAAAGGCAGCCTATCAATCGAATGTGACGAGAGGTGGAGTTTTGTTGGGTCAAAACGAAATAAACAATGGTTATGGTTAG